The following coding sequences lie in one Zingiber officinale cultivar Zhangliang chromosome 2B, Zo_v1.1, whole genome shotgun sequence genomic window:
- the LOC122046426 gene encoding PTI1-like tyrosine-protein kinase 3 codes for MRRWLCCSCKVDESYHGQENEYLKDPTNNTDGVNRGSKYNAPKSEAPKAPPPIEVPLLSLEELNEKTDNFGSKSLVGEGSYGRVYFAVLEDGKQVAVKKLDSSSEDNTSEFLTQVSMVSRMKHENFVEMLGYCVDGNMRLMVYEFATMGSLHDVLHGRKGVQGAQPGPVLDWTQRVRIAVDAAKGLEYLHEKVQPSIIHRDIRSSNVLLFEDFRAKIADFNLSNQAPDMAARLHSTRVLGTFGYHAPEYAMTGQLTQKSDVYSFGVVLLELLTGRKPVDHTMPRGQQSLVTWATPRLSEDKVKQCVDPRLKGDYPPKGVAKLAAVAALCVQYEAEFRPNMGIVVKALSPLLNKQAPLPAADPLTDA; via the exons ATGCGACGCTGGCTTTGTTGTTCATGTAAGGTCGACGAGTCTTATCATGGCCAAGAAAATGAATACCTGAAAGACCCCACCAATAATACAGACG GTGTGAACAGAGGTTCAAAGTACAACGCTCCCAAAAGTGAAGCACCAAAAGCACCTCCACCTATTGAGGTGCCTCTGTTGTCTTTAGAAGAACTGAATGAGAAGACTGATAATTTTGGGTCAAAATCTTTAGTAGGTGAAGGATCATATGGAAGAGTGTACTTTGCTGTTTTAGAGGATGGGAAGCAGGTTGCTGTAAAAAAGCTTGATTCTTCATCTGAAGACAACACCTCTGAATTTTTGACTCAG GTCTCTATGGTCTCAAGGATGAAGCATGAAAATTTTGTGGAAATGCTGGGATACTGTGTTGATGGGAATATGCGTTTGATGGTCTATGAGTTTGCAACCATGGGTTCTTTGCACGATGTTTTGCATG GCAGAAAAGGAGTCCAAGGGGCACAACCTGGTCCAGTACTGGACTGGACCCAACGAGTGAGAATAGCTGTTGATGCAGCCAAGGGGCTAGAATATCTCCATGAGAAAGTTCAGCCTTCCATAATACATCGTGATATCAGATCAAGTAATGTTCTCCTTTTTGAGGATTTTAGAGCCAAAATTGCAGACTTTAACCTTTCAAATCAGGCTCCTGATATGGCAGCTCGTCTTCATTCTACTCGAGTCTTGGGTACCTTCGGTTATCATGCTCCAGA GTATGCTATGACTGGTCAGCTAACACAGAAGAGTGATGTATATAGTTTCGGTGTGGTTCTTTTGGAACTTCTGACAGGCAGGAAACCTGTGGATCATACAATGCCTAGAGGGCAGCAAAGTCTTGTTACTTGG GCAACCCCAAGACTGAGCGAGGACAAAGTCAAGCAATGTGTAGATCCAAGATTGAAGGGAGATTACCCACCGAAAGGGGTTGCCAAg TTGGCAGCTGTTGCAGCTCTGTGCGTTCAGTATGAAGCTGAGTTTAGACCCAATATGGGCATTGTGGTGAAAGCACTCTCCCCTCTTCTAAATAAGCAAGCTCCACTGCCTGCGGCTGACCCTTTGACAGATGCTTGA
- the LOC122046425 gene encoding calcium-dependent protein kinase 21-like, producing the protein MGGCYSIPPYSDSFPGRNKKHSRRSIRCLPYTNEDDDDGDDDDEDFDSRSASPISILDAPPAAADFLKRYRLGAELGRGEFGITRRCSESETGEALACKTISKRKIRSRADMADVRREVQIMRALPRHPNFVSLREAYEDSESVHLVMEVCEGGELFDRIVAHGHYSERAAANIVKTIVQVVQICHENGVIHRDLKPENFLFSDKTEDSPLKAIDFGLSVFFKPGQRFSEVVGSLYYIAPEVLNKNYGPEVDVWSAGVILYILLSGVPPFWAENDEGIVQAILKSSVDFKREPWPQISVNAKDLVRRMLDPDPSTRLTAKRVLEHPWLQNANMAPNISLGETVRTRLQQFSVMNRFKKKALRVVAEQLPVEEAADIKQMFHMMDKDNNGSLTLEELKEGLHIIGDPVPEPDIKMLLEVADVDGNGTLDCEEFMTVSVHLKKISSEEQLTKAFNYFDKDGSGYIEMDELREALHEGDAPSEQVIWEIISDVDTDKDGRISYKEFELMMKSGCDWRNGSRQYSRQLFSNLSKKLLKDN; encoded by the exons ATGGGAGGCTGCTACTCCATCCCCCCTTACTCCGACTCCTTCCCCGGCCGCAACAAGAAGCACTCGCGCCGGAGCATCCGCTGCCTCCCCTACACTAACGAAGACGATGACGACGGAGACGATGACGATGAAGATTTTGACTCTCGCTCAGCCTCCCCCATCTCCATCCTCGACGCCCCACCGGCCGCCGCTGACTTCCTGAAGCGCTACCGGCTAGGGGCCGAGCTCGGCCGGGGCGAATTCGGCATCACGCGCCGCTGCTCCGAATCCGAGACCGGCGAGGCACTCGCGTGCAAGACCATCTCCAAGCGCAAGATCCGGAGCAGGGCGGACATGGCGGACGTGCGCCGGGAGGTGCAGATCATGCGCGCGCTGCCGCGCCACCCCAACTTCGTCAGCCTCCGGGAGGCCTACGAGGACTCCGAGTCCGTCCACCTCGTCATGGAGGTCTGCGAGGGCGGCGAGCTCTTCGACCGCATCGTCGCCCACGGCCACTACTCCGAGCGCGCCGCCGCCAACATCGTCAAGACCATCGTCCAGGTCGTGCAG ATATGCCATGAAAATGGCGTGATACACCGAGATTTGAAACCTGAAAACTTCTTGTTTTCTGATAAAACAGAAGATTCTCCCCTCAAGGCAATTGACTTCGGCCTCTCTGTATTTTTTAAGCCTG gtCAGCGCTTCTCTGAAGTCGTAGGAAGTCTGTATTACATAGCACCGGAGGTGCTTAACAAGAACTACGGGCCAGAAGTAGACGTGTGGAGTGCTGGGGTTATTCTTTACATCTTGTTGAGTGGAGTTCCACCTTTTTGGGCAG AAAATGATGAGGGAATCGTGCAGGCTATTCTTAAGTCCTCCGTAGATTTTAAAAGAGAACCTTGGCCGCAGATATCAGTAAACGCCaaggatctcgtgcgaagaatgctcgatcccgatccgtcgaccAGGTTGACAGCTAAACGAGTTCTCG AGCATCCTTGGCTTCAGAATGCTAACATGGCTCCCAACATCTCGCTCGGCGAAACTGTCAGAACTAGGCTGCAGCAGTTCTCAGTGATGAACAGATTTAAGAAGAAAGCCTTGAGA GTCGTAGCTGAGCAATTGCCAGTGGAGGAAGCAGCTGATATTAAGCAGATGTTTCATATGATGGACAAGGACAACAATGGCAGCCTGACCCTCGAAGAGCTAAAAGAGGGTCTTCACATAATTGGGGATCCTGTTCCAGAACCAGACATCAAGATGCTGCTCGAAGTA GCTGATGTCGATGGAAATGGAACTTTGGACTGTGAGGAGTTCATGACCGTCTCGGTCCACCTCAAGAAGATCAGCAGCGAGGAGCAATTAACCAAGGCATTCAATTACTTCGACAAGGATGGCAGTGGCTACATTGAGATGGATGAGCTAAGAGAAGCTCTGCATGAGGGTGATGCACCTTCTGAGCAAGTGATATGGGAGATCATCTCAGACGTCGATACCGACAAG GATGGACGCATCAGCTACAAGGAATTTGAGCTGATGATGAAGTCTGGCTGTGACTGGAGAAATGGATCCAGACAATACTCTAGGCAATTGTTCAGTAACCTTAGCAAGAAGTTGCTGAAAGACAATTGA